The genomic interval gttttcactttCTGCTGCAACTAGCCTCTGTGCTACATACTTTCCAGTTTCACAACCGTCTCGTGTACTATGCATCTTTGCAGGTATGAAACCAGACAGGAGCAAGCACCAGCTACATATATGTCTTTTCTTCAGTTCCATGCACTCCCTCTTATGTTTATCTGCATTAGTTTTCAGCACTAAACTCTTCCTACGAGATTCCCTATGCGTTGACGCTGAATATTGCCTACAAACAAGCGTTTGTCTGCAAATTCAATCCTCTTcatgcatgttttgttttacgaTCTTTAATGTTGAATATCTATGTTTGCAGCGCTGACTTTCCCAGAAAGGACCCAGGCTAAGTTGACGCTGTATATTCGCTACACACTAGCGTTTCTCCGCAACTCCAGCCGCCTACAGACACTCCAGCGGTCCGTGATGCTGACCCGGTCAAGAAAGTTTAAACAACTGGTTGGTGGTGTTTTGACTCACTTTTTATGTGAGCGTAATGCCATATTTAACTAACGAACACTCTTTGAGATCAAAACTTTATCCTAACGAATTTTTAGGGATAACTATCATACTATATTGTTATATGACACGGTTTATAAAACATAGTAGTAAACAGAAAACTCCAACAAACggttttcttaaaaatatacgTCATGGCAATGGGAAGTAAACCAAACTACAATTTCAACAtcatattcaaacaataaaatgtcaatCGATGTAgattttaatacataaacacGTATACGACTATAACTTATTTCCCTACAAATGCTGGTTGCCAATCTTAGAACTCTTCTCTGGCATCCCAGAAAGGAAGCAGTTATGGTTTCTGCCAAGGAAACGGACACGAGAttgattcaatatatatttatattgccTTTATAATCGAGCTTaaattgagtatttgttttcttcaagGAAACTTCAGGGACTTGAACAGTTGAATCACACAAGATTGCTATCTGAACCGAtctaaacaaatacataagAAAACAGACTGTgcgaacattaaaacatcaatgaaatagaGTATTTGTATAACAGAATTTTACAATATGATATACACTCGTATTAATGACACGTTGAcagattgtttttaataaagtgTACATCTATGTAGGTTTGAATATCCTCAACTGGTTTACGAGgactttaaaattgtttcttatttcCCTAGACTTGTTGGCTGCCAATCTCAGTCCCCGATCATCTTCATACCATCAATGTCACGGTTGCCGGGGACGAATATAACACAATTGCCACTTCAACGTTGGATGTTGTGGACCAAGGTTCCTTTGCTgttattatgtttgaatttgaACATTCGAGTGAATGGGAATGGTAATTCCTGGGTTTCAGAAAGAGTTGTACTGAAACCACTTTTTCCAAGGCAATAAAACATGGAAACTACAGACACAATATTGCGGTTTAGAATTGAAGCATGATCAAGTTCAAACGCACACctagttttcatttatttaacttaGAAAATGTACGATGGCGGACTACAAGCttacaacattttaaactaaGACTAGCTTAAAAGAGTAAATACAGGATACAAGTCTTTGTGGTTATCTCTTTTAGTCAAATTTAGCATTAAACCACGTGCCTCAATACTGGGTTATTCTAAAGTGTGTGTGTATTGGGGGTGTCCTTCTACATTCCATTGTAACATAGCCAGTGCGTCCAATAATCAATAAGCAATGTTATTTACCtcaaataaaacgtttttacaTAAAAAGGAATTTCATTCCATCAGAAAGGTACAGTAAGGATGACACATGTTTATTGGATGTATTGGAGTGCTGGCAACTTGTAGATctgttatattttaatgcataactTGTCGGAAATAAGGCATACACACTTGAATATCTTATCAGTTTCAATTGTGTGTAATGATTTCAGCCATCAATTGTAAAGAGGGGTGCAAGTCTGATGACATTATGTTCAACACATCCTACCTGTGCTTGAAAAATGGAACATTCAATCACAAGCCGTCGGCACGAGTATTACGCGTTTCATTCGAACCATTAGGCaaaggtcaaaaggtcaaaggtcaaactACACTTAAACACTGGTCGGTTGTAAGTATCTTAAAATAGGTTACGATGATAGTTTTTTTGTATGTACGTGAAATGGTGTCTCGTCAAGAGCTGGTATTAAATATTGGTCTTGGTTGGATCTAAGAAAGATGTAGCttatcggattacttgttattattaACTGACCAAAATTGTGAATGCATTTAATCATGTACGACCCTAAGATTAACTAAAggtgcatattgaataccaccccagaccTATTTTTGTTCGTAAAGTTGTCACAAAACAAACATCGTTAAAACAGTCTAATGATATAGTCAATATTGTCTTATCAATAAATGGAAGCATGTTGTCTTATCGCGAAATGAAAGCATGTTGTCTTATCGCTAAATGAAGCATGCCAGTCTGGCCAAGtaaagaaaacacaaacagCTACCTTATTTCGATTCTTTGTCAGAAGTATCAGTTAATCTATAGGTATTTAAATACTCATTGTGTCTATAATATCGAGCTGTTTTAAAACGCATAGCATAGTCTGTTTTTAAGTCAAGCATGGACGGATCCAGGATATGACGTTAGAGGGAGCGTAACTAAGAGGCGAAACCTTTTGatttgcgcccctccctcagaaccgaaatttatttggtttaaaaaatttGGCAGCCGGGTTTGGGGTTACTCCCCcaagaaatatttaacattttcttgtccgaaataaagcattttggccgtattttattactcattttctcccagtttgaaataaaaatcttggacgattttaggttGGGTAGGGAAGCGCCGGTCGCGCTACCACCGTCCCTTGACCCGTTAGTGTTAAgagtatataaatacatattatttaacGGAAACTTGCTCAATTCTATTGCACTATTTTATTCCATTCCTTTTTCAGACCAATTCAAGCATATCATTTCAATGTAACGACAAATGTAATGGTATTGGAAGGCTTGAGGTATGTCAGTGTACATAATTCGTTAGAAATATGTTAAGTTATAGTGCTATCACTTCAAAATTTGAgataagtaaataaattgaaagctTGAAAATTTATCGCAAATTGCAACTTGCAAAATAAGTTCAAACTTGGAGTGCccaatcatttaattaaatgtgatATTGTAAATGATTGTAGTCCTTGTTTTTGTCTAGATTATCGTGGAAGGCAAACTCCTTATCCTTGCATCTGCATGTTCAGAATAGCGGATAAAActaaattgttttatgaatctGTTATTCAATTTTAGGTCTCGTATCGACAACTAAATGCAGACCTCTACTGCTATGTGCACAGTGACATCAGAATAGTTTGTGATCACGTGACGTCAAAATCCGATCGATATGGTAAGTTCATGAACAATAAACTAGAACTATACTTTGTGTTATGTTTTCGTTTATTTGTGTCGTTGCTTTTCCTATTGCTTGAAAGCAGGTTTATGCACAGTTTCTTTGCCAACCAAAAAAGGAAATGAAAGCGGTTCAATTAGAGCTGTTGTAATTGTCGTTTAACACAAAGTAAATAAAGACCTTCTTGTTGAATGTTGAATTGAATCCTTTGTCATCCCAAAATGACAGATTTTGTTCCTAACTAGAGGGATTTCACTTGACTTAAATTAACAAAACCGTAGATATGAGGTTCCTTGCATACCGGGCATGTTATTCTGCCTAACGCCTTCACTGTTAAAATACTGGCAAACATTCGATAAATTTCGCAGATACCATCGCAAATTCCAAGATCATAACATAGTAATTCCTATAATGTATGCAAATTGTACCATATGTTATCATCTTTACTGCATATGTTCGTATATGATCCAAACGCCTTAAAAACGAGGTTTATAAAATGATGTTGGTTTCTTTTAAAGTAACCACACATGTccctgttttgttttaatgcatgaCTGAAATTCAATGAAGCATGACTACACTCAGCCTAAGCAACcgtgttttttatcatttggaactcctcggccacttttacatcgaaaacaacctcgaatgtatatggacggtttacaatagAAGAGATCTTATTATTTAACTACGCTGAAAGTAGGTcgcgtaataatttcaatttagcagttcaACTTTATGGCTTTACTCTTAATTATCTAAGCAATAATGCACTTcactgacaataaatttaaactttgttatacaaaatacatgttgaaacaatacaattaagTAATGATaaacgaactacttctactcgTGTACGGGcacacatccgaggttgttttcgatggaaaatagccGGGGTGTTACAAATCGGTTTTTTAGGTTTTTTATCCGTGTTCACCTTGAAACGTGTATATCATTTTGCGTTTAACAAGTTGATTGCGTTATTTGCATGTGATGCAACATCCCTATCcagtattaatataatattagaAATGGTTCCAATTCAGCAAGCATACACATACGTATTATTATAACACTAGAAATTGTCAGTCGAATGTTTTACATGAATGTTCTACCGTTGCAGACGATACCGAATCCTTTGGGACGTTTGTGGTATTTGGTCTTATCGTGATGACTTGTTTTACAGCCATCCTCGCACTCATCATATTTGgttagttattgttttttgatAGTTGTGTTAAGTCCAAATCTCCCTTTAaagctctctctctctcacagattgactgttttgacttttgttttatttttttatctcaaaacCAGCTGATTTGGGCATCAATACCTTCAATTCAGTATATTATGATAACTCACTacagaacagatctcaattgatTGAAAACTGAAAATCATTCTTCAAAAAGGGCTAGGAACgcttttagaaataaaacatcaattttcgaaggTAATTTTGAACAACTGCGATCGGAATGAGATGTCCCCtgattgttttgatttgtttcaatTGATCACATAAAACCCCTGAATGCGGTGACAGAGACAGTTGTCACTCATATCAGTTTGCcgtatatttttttgcaatgcaGTGCACTGTGACGTGCactatttttcattcatttcaaattGTCATAAATATGGTCGGAAGACGGTGTACTCTGAACTAGTGTCGTTCAgtttaaattgtcataaaaatgGTCGGAAGACGGTGTACTCTGAACTAGTGTCGATTAGTTTAAATTGTCATATATATGGTCGGAACACGGTGTACTCTGAACTAGTGTCGTTCATTTTAAATTGTCGTATATATGGTCGGAAGACGGTGTACTCTGAACTATTGTCGTTCAGTTTAAATTGTCGTATATATGGTCGGAAGACGGTGTACTCTGAACTATTGTCGTTCAGTTTAAATTGTCACATATATGGTCGGAAGGAGGTGCACCGTGAAAAAAAGTCCTATCATTGTTCGGAATGcagtgtataataaaatattgccaTTTTATTCTATTGGTCATAAATACTTTCTCAATGCAGTGTACCCTAACATATtgtcattcatttttattagtcAAATAAACTTTCGGAACGCAGTGTATACTTAATTGTTGTCgctaatttcaatattttatatatactttcGCAATGCAGTATGCCATAATATATTgtcattaatttgaatttttctATATACTTTCGGAATTGAGAGTACCCATACTTGCTCTTTCATTGCAGTCGTGCAGAAACTAATGGGACTTCATCGTGCGTATAAAAATAGAAGAGGTGAGGCCCTTAAGGTTTATTAGTCAACTAACCTTTTTAATGTGCTATCATTTTTAAGCCATATATAAGTCATGAGAACAAACGATATGTTTTTGCTAAAGGcgcaaaataaatgaaaaaaaatattttaatgcattatcactttgaactcatttgacttaaatgatcaaaagaaaatatgattATGATTTGTGTAAAAATTATTGGCACGTAgctgataatttaaaaaaaaacaaattttataaaggctaatattttttaatctatacataaatcatatgcgtttttgttttggctttgctcataaaaatcaaaatgagtTAAAcgtgataatgcattaaattgaattaaattatttatgcatCAGCTTATGAAATAATTGTCTGCCTTTTACATCCCTATGTAGGCTTATGGCCAgattaaatttatcaaatcGGTGCTAAAGTGCTAAATGTTTTGCTAAAAAAAGAGGGATAAACATTAACTATGTTGTCTTTTGATAGACATTGGGCAGATTATttagaacattgttaaagttaacaactttgaTAACTtaatcgttgttaactttcaaatctgtaaTACTTATACTGTGTCACTGTTACACATGTAATCTGCTGtactgtttacaaatattaagaCAACTGAATCAGCTATGCGTGCCTTACTTAAACATATcatcatatcataaaatatgtaaaatatgttaaacatgacaaacattccattaacaacgttgttaactttgacAAAGTTCTAAACATTCGGCTCAgagataaacatatttcaaagcACTCATGTAGTGTAGATACGAAATAGCCCTTATAAATGTTACACTATTTTACAGAAAGCACCCCCAAAGAACGTCGCCGCCGATCCAGTCTTCTAGGCCACTTGAAAACAGGTAGGTCTTTGTTTAATCCTAAAAtacagggctggtattcaatataggTATTTTTGGGGTATTAAGACTGATGTAGCTAATcagattacttgttattaataactgaccgatagagtgaatgaaatcaataatgAACGCCcttaagattaacttaagttttgaatatttaataccACCACTTGCAAACGAATCAGAATGCAGTCAGTTGTTTATAAACTAGTTATAACTCAACGTACAACGCAATGATAACTATAATGGATTCATGCATGCAGAGAAGAAGTGGTTTAAAAACTTGAAAGCTTTTGAAAAATCTGCACTACTGTACTGTATGCGTCGGCATATTTATATCACACGTTTATTCTGCAGTATATGTTGTATTTCATTTGATGTGGAAacaaaaataagacaaaacaaCAGCTTGACAAAACCAAGAATAACATGTGAAGCAAAGGGACAAATATTTCGGTGATATTCTTCTAGTCTGTGGCTGTACTAAACTCTTTATGCTTTCAGCGGTCCGGAgccaatatcaattaaaaaactTATGTACCTAGTTAAGTACTATCGTGTGAATCGACAGCCCAGTATAATACGTGATTGTGTCATGTTTGCTGAAAGCCAAATTTTCGGCTttggtaataaatattttgtttcaataagtCTCTTGAACATTGTTACCTTAACTGACCGTGCTCTGAACAAGTGTGTGCATTCACCGATTCACCGCAATAAATTCAATTCTTacgtattttgttttcagatgaGATTATCCGAAACTCCATCCTTAATATGCATAAGATTGTCTCTGAGCCCGAGGCCCAGCCACTGCGAGCCCATGGTAACGGAACTTCCAGTGAACGCGAGACAAGCTTCTTGAGGAATTCCTCACACAAGAGTTCACACAACAGGATAGCAAGGTAGTATGCGCGTGTGCTAGTTTTATATATGGCTTACTTAGTTAACCCCTTCtcattgttttgtaatataaaacaCGTTTTCATCGTTCTACTATTCCGAAAATGTGCGATGGGTAGGATGCTCAACGACATGTGAAATTAtggtcgaaccccgttggctctaACTCCCGGGGACCGGCGGCAACACCTCGAGCCTcaggaaattcgagccaagtaGGAATGCTTACAATCAGTATTAAAACGAATTGAtgctttacatccagttcgagccaacctATTACAGCGCCTAATATATTTAACTTGTTTTTGCATGAAGATAAATATAGTGTTTTACTCTTTTCAGTTTCTGTATAAAATGTGACTCTTAAGAAGAATGACTtgtcatgtaaatgttttgttttgttggacGTATCTATTTGTTCTAGATTTGATAAGCCCCAAATCagacttttgtttttaatttgagtACATGTTCATGTATTCTTAATTGGAATCTAGATTTGTTGAGATAAAGTATTTCTAGTTTATAAGggtaaattaaatgtttatttacttataagttatatatatatacataataatatacatttataaatattatacttaAACTCAGGCAATGTTTCAACGACTTATGTTAAGCAATACAGACACTTAAAACTGAATATCTGTTTTCTCGTACTATCCAActtctaaatatattttatctttatactCATTAACTTCTTCCAGTTGCTCCTCCTGGGCGTCAAGTATTTTATCACAAACAAACTCAGGCTTGCCTTCGAAGACATCCAGTGGTAAAAAGCTTCAACGAAGCGTTACACAGGCTATGCTGGAAGATCTGGACGAAAGCAAGTGTTCAATTATATTTCTAACTCTACCCTTCGACCAGTACACCCGAGACGTAACCGAACTTCTGCGGAACGTTTTGTCTATTGAGGGTGGAATTCCAAGCCAGTGCTGCTTCGACCCAGATGTTTTGAGCGATTATCAGACCAATAGATTCGCTTTTCTCGAAGAGATAACtggaaatacaaacaaaattctGGTATTTGTGTTTCTTACTACATTGAGTTATGGAACCAAAGAAGAAAAGCTGATACATGACTTGCTAAACCATTGTCTCCTAAAACAGAGAATCATTCCTCAATGCAAGGTTGTCTTTCTCCACCTAACGGATGACGACAGTAGGCTAGAAACAAGATACCATGGCCAGCATATTCATCTGAAGCATGATAATGCTTACAAGAAATTTCTCTCTGTGATCTTGAGAGAATGTGGCATCAATGTAGATGAAAGGAATGTGGACAGTGAATTGCATAAAAGAATGCTGTCATGCAGTGCCACAAAGCATTTATATCAGTTGTTATCCTATAATGGCGATAAGGCAGCATGAGTATTGTGGAATATCGTTTCTTACCTTGCTACACGTGTATTATGTATGTCtttcaatgtgttttaatgtcTTTCAATAttgctttgattattttatgtatGCTTAGTTTTAACATGAGCATTCCTTTCCTGCGATAGCATTAGTGTTTGCATTTAACACTGGCAAATCACAAAATATTCACtgatgtgttcattttaattcaAGAATAATAAAAAGTCAGGTCTAAAAACTGATCACCGCATGGTTATGTGGCTTCACTCAATTATCAAGTTTATTATGCCCCACTTCGAAGGAGAGGGGAATTATTACTTTGCaaatgtcggtcggtcggtctgtcggtccgTTCGTCGATATtactggacctatggtcatcaaacttgacatgaaggttgcgTCTTACCAGTTGATGACACCTATGGATTTTAGGGTTATCGTTttaaaagtcaaggtcacattgacctagAACCAAAAAAAACTCAcagtgtgataactcgacaatgactgcacccatggccctcaaacttgacataggttgggggtgaccagtagatgacccctattttgaggtcataaagtcaaaggtcaaggtcacagttacatTAAACGCGAAAGCTTGTCTGAATGATATAACTAGACAATGGGTAGATTTTTGGTGAATACCAGACGGAGAAACTTCGGACGCATTTGTATCGAGTTACAAGGTATATATAAGTTACCATCAGATATCAAGTGTTGGTAATCCTTGAAGACAGGGTGTGTTTTTTAGATGTAGTGGTTATAAACTAACATATATTGCCAAAATGTTACAAGAACTTCACTATTGTCATATcactaatatttgtttataactaaatatatattttggtcattaaaattataCGTTATATTTACTTACTCCCTGCTGCTAAgcggatacatgtttatctgcaaatatcagtcatcatctgacaGAACATGATCAAACactgtacctactatcctcacactttgaatggatATAAGCTTAAAACTACTTCAAAGACATGCAATGTCAATAACAACTCGGCTGTCATTTCGATCCATGCTTAATTCATTcaattttccaaatatttctgacaacatggcgcccagggaggcataatgtttgacaaacatctcttgatTATATCATAGTTATGATGCAATATAAATACTACTTTCCAaggcattttaattttattacagATATAATGCAATGCATATATTAGAGATATTATCTCGTTATTTCTAAAgtcaaaaataagatataaaattcAGTCATGAATTGAATTAACGTTGTTTCGTTAGTATTTTAGCTTACCTGAGCACGAAGTTTTCAAGGTGCCCATTTAGGTTCGGTCCTTGTCCGGCATCCATGCGTTCTTCAACTAAGTCACTTCTAAAGTAATTACTGTTCTTTTcataaacttatatataattatctatatttcTTATGTTCGTAGTGTGACATTGTTTTACCCaatattgaattttataatCAGACTTTTTTCTATCGAATTACGCTATTGTTCATCTCCCAATCTTTTGCGAAATTGAAATGATACTGTGTAACGATCAGTTATTCAGGGAaacttttgtatttaaaatcaacattttaataaacaaacaatataaggCTTCAATTTTAGACtttgttaaattgtaaaatttacatttaaatcacaTCGTCTATCCTATCTTATCGTGCAACGTGGAAAATATGCACAAAATTATTCAGCTTTTTGAACTGGTCTCTACTTTTTGCCACAACTTTGACCATATCAAATATAGCTGGCGGGCGTGGCCTACTACATGTCAACTCGGCGTAGTACCCAACATATGTTACAAGTAGTTTTCTCCTTCATATATTTCATGTGAGCGATTCACTGCCATCGTTgtcctcttgtttttttaatgggGTTTAATGGCAAAACTACACGTCGAGTATTTTACAGATGTTATCGCTGTAAAATGCTTTTAAGATAGTTTATTAAGAGCACTGTTTCAACGCTCTTAATTTTTAAGAATCCAATTTAAATGCTAGGCTGGTATGCCTTTATGCAGGTTCAGTTTCAAACCTTTTGTCATTCATGGCCATTTTTTCGCACCTTTTATTGTGATGGCCAAACGCcattttaaatatctaaaaataataacataaatagaCAAATAATAACCGGAAGGCAGAAAAGTAACACTAAATCGGTTAAATATGGAAATTAACTAGTTTTTGACGAATTGTCATTCCGGAATAGagctttataaatgttttgttaatacatgtttctttttttacgTACCTGTGGTCACTGcgtaaatttatacaaataacatcTCCACggaaattgttttataaatctgCCATTTAAACCTCCCAGTTTTGTATTATGACAAAATCCCAAGGTTTCAAAATGAGGACGATTTTTTTACGGAAGTAGCGGTGCTGGTTAACGAGCCTGGCTCTCAGagcgtgcatggtacgagatctgtctcATCTTATATTGTCTTTCCCACTGGCTCTTAGAGCTACCATCGtgcgtgtggtcgtgcatggtacgagatcaGTCTCTTCTTATCTTGTCTTTGCCACTGGCTCTTAGAGCCACCATCGTACAtttggtcgtgcatggtacgagatatGTCTCCTCTTATCTGCCTTTCCCACTGGCTCTTAGAGCTACCATCGtgcgtgtggtcgtgcatggtacgagatttGTCTCCTCTTATCGGTCTTTCCCACTGGCTCTTAGAGCCACCATCGTACATGCGTATGTGGTCGCACATGTTTCGAAATCTATCAAATCTTTATTTCTCTCTCATTTCTGCCTCCCTTCCTCACACTTATCACTATTTTCAATACGTTTTTATTTCTGCCTACTTCTCCCCTGTATACTGATCCTTAATACATATCCACTTACCCATATGTTTACTCACCTCAGTTTTACGTTTCTCTTCTCTCACCCTTCCTTACACCCCGTCTTGAATATCATTAACGTTCTCCTCTCTTCTTTTTTCTACCTCTCTACACTTTAACTTCCGCATTTTATCTTCCCCTTTTCACCCCGCCCCCTGCCCATCTTTCTTCTCGTCTACATTTCTTCTACCCAATCACCTTGTCCCTTTCATCTCTTCCTAACCCTTCTTCTACACAATGAACTCTCTAATCTCTCCTCTACCCACTTCTACCCAATCAACTATTTTCTCTCCATCCCCCCTCATCTACCAAATCATCTCTCTCTCTCCTCCCTCCCCTATCTTCAACACTATCACCTCTTCGATCAAATCACCTTTACTCTTTCACCTCTCTCATCTACCCAATCTCCTCATCATTTTCTCTTCTACCCTCCCTCATATTTCCCCACTCTTCAGTTATCTTTTCCTCCACTTCGCCTGTATATCTTTTCCCTACCTCCACCTATTTCCTCCCCCCTCCCATTAATTCCTTATTCGGTATATTGATAACACAGT from Mya arenaria isolate MELC-2E11 chromosome 7, ASM2691426v1 carries:
- the LOC128241594 gene encoding uncharacterized protein LOC128241594 gives rise to the protein MPPCDKVILSLFWIWAFILENIFANDGTCTLVLNEEGDSKQIEMKSNNFTGLSNKGTIVSLSRETCVNNSTIQLTILPEDIKALTFPERTQAKLTLYIRYTLAFLRNSSRLQTLQRSVMLTRSRKFKQLTCWLPISVPDHLHTINVTVAGDEYNTIATSTLDVVDQAINCKEGCKSDDIMFNTSYLCLKNGTFNHKPSARVLRVSFEPLGKGQKVKGQTTLKHWSVTNSSISFQCNDKCNGIGRLEVSYRQLNADLYCYVHSDIRIVCDHVTSKSDRYDDTESFGTFVVFGLIVMTCFTAILALIIFVVQKLMGLHRAYKNRRESTPKERRRRSSLLGHLKTDEIIRNSILNMHKIVSEPEAQPLRAHGNGTSSERETSFLRNSSHKSSHNRIASCSSWASSILSQTNSGLPSKTSSGKKLQRSVTQAMLEDLDESKCSIIFLTLPFDQYTRDVTELLRNVLSIEGGIPSQCCFDPDVLSDYQTNRFAFLEEITGNTNKILVFVFLTTLSYGTKEEKLIHDLLNHCLLKQRIIPQCKVVFLHLTDDDSRLETRYHGQHIHLKHDNAYKKFLSVILRECGINVDERNVDSELHKRMLSCSATKHLYQLLSYNGDKAA